In a genomic window of Quercus lobata isolate SW786 chromosome 4, ValleyOak3.0 Primary Assembly, whole genome shotgun sequence:
- the LOC115985243 gene encoding uncharacterized protein LOC115985243, which produces MKILSWNCQGLGNPWTVRSLRDIVRVQAPTVCFLMETRLDKEGFDRQLGDLPFPNKIIVKQPNSGGGLALIWRAGVQMELINFTMNHILVKVTAEDGFVWFLTGFYGWPEACQRGKSWALLNHLRSFVDGPWVCIGDFNAILNSSEKLSNTPPQQRLMDDFRQALDMVHLFDLGFEGYPFTWNNRRPGYANTKQRLDRAVGNEAWRAKFCFSKVTHLSSYASDHLPIVLHVKGGKKWQGRVCRGFKFEEAWLLWDDCEAVVEEAWGKGGVRPNALETTRQKIETCGADLLA; this is translated from the coding sequence ATGAAGATATTAAGCtggaactgccaagggcttgggaacccttggacagTTCGAAGCCTGCGCGACATCGTGCGGGTTCAAGCGCCTACAGTTTGCTTTTTAATGGAAACTAGATTAGACAAGGAGGGGTTTGACAGACAGTTAGGGGACTTACCGTTTCCAAACAAAATCATAGTGAAGCAACCGAATTCAGGAGGGGGTTTAGCATTGATTTGGAGAGCAGGAGTGCAGATGGAGCTTATCAATTTCACCATGAACCACATTCTTGTCAAAGTTACGGCAGAAGATGGGTTCGTCTGGTTTCTCACCGGCTTTTATGGGTGGCCTGAAGCTTGCCAACGGGGTAAGTCTTGGGCTTTGCTCAATCATCTGAGATCATTTGTTGATGGGCCATGGGTTTGTATAGGTGATTTTAATGCCATCCTCAACTCATCGGAGAAATTAAGCAATACACCGCCACAACAGAGGCTTATGGATGACTTCCGGCAGGCGTTGGACATGGTTCATTTGTTTGACTTAGGCTTTGAAGGGTACCCATTTACTTGGAACAACAGACGACCGGGATACGCAAACACTAAACAGAGGCTAGACAGGGCGGTAGGGAATGAGGCTTGGAGAGCAAAATTCTGTTTTTCTAAGGTAACTCATCTATCCTCATATGCCTCTGATCATCTTCCAATTGTGCTCCATGTGAAGGGCGGGAAAAAATGGCAAGGACGGGTTTGTCGTGGCTTTAAGTTTGAGGAGGCGTGGCTTCTATGGGATGACTGTGAGGCAGTGGTAGAGGAGGCTTGGGGTAAGGGAGGTGTTCGGCCAAATGCCTTAGAGACAACAAgacaaaaaattgaaacctGTGGGGCGGATTTGTTGGCATAG